The following are encoded in a window of Methanobrevibacter ruminantium M1 genomic DNA:
- a CDS encoding helix-turn-helix domain-containing protein, with amino-acid sequence MPKHIVSGLKYLESVELRKRGLSQKEISSEIGVDRSTISHYLNGRNISADSIELAKVILELNPKDFILIARVLFGDYNEIRQLISIFNMNHYDPQIDDGCIGCGLCVDLCEVKSISLDSLKAKINPRYCCGCLMCVEDCPTNSIKILEV; translated from the coding sequence ATGCCAAAACATATCGTATCAGGACTAAAATATTTAGAAAGTGTCGAGCTTAGAAAAAGAGGGCTGTCCCAAAAGGAGATTTCATCTGAAATTGGTGTGGACAGATCAACTATTTCTCACTACTTGAACGGCCGAAACATTTCTGCCGATTCAATCGAGCTTGCTAAAGTTATTTTAGAGCTGAATCCTAAGGATTTTATATTAATTGCAAGAGTTTTGTTTGGAGATTATAACGAAATTCGTCAACTTATTAGCATTTTTAATATGAATCATTATGACCCGCAGATAGATGACGGATGTATTGGTTGTGGATTGTGTGTAGATTTGTGTGAAGTGAAGTCTATTAGCTTAGACTCATTAAAAGCAAAGATAAACCCTCGTTATTGTTGTGGCTGTCTTATGTGTGTTGAAGATTGCCCGACAAATTCAATAAAGATTTTGGAGGTATAA